CGCGATCAGCTTCGCGGTCGCCCAGCTGCTGATCGCGGGCGTCAACCTCGCGCTGCTCGCCGGCATCGTGCACGCCCTGCTGGGCTGGCCGATCTGGATCGCGCTCGTCGTCGCCGGCGTGATCGTGCTGTCCTACATCACGCTCGGCGGGCTCAGCGCCGCGATCTACAACGAGGTGCTGCAGTTCTTCGTGATCGTGGCCTCCCTGCTGCCGCTGACCCTCATCGGCCTGCACCGCGTCGGCGGCTGGGACGGCCTGACGGACAAGATCACCGCGGCGTCCCAGAACGCCCCCGCCGACGCCGGCGTCGCGCCGGCCGCGCAGCAGCTCGAGTCGTGGCCCGGGCAGGCCCTGTCGGGCTTCGACTCGCCTCTGCTGTCGGTGATCGGCATCGTCTTCGGCCTCGGCTTCGTGCTGTCCTTCGGCTACTGGACGACCAACTTCGTCGAGGTCCAGCGCGCGATGGCCTCGAACTCGATCTCCGCGGCCCGCAAGACGCCGATCATCGGCGCCTTCCCGAAGATGTTCATCCCCTTCATCGTCATCGTCCCGGGCATGATCTCCGCCGTCCTGGTGCAGGAGATGATCGACCTGAAGAACGGCGGGTCACCGGCCGGCGGCGCGTCGGGGGAGGGCGTCGCCTACAACGACGCGCTGCTCCTGCTGATGCGCGAGGTGCTGCCCAACGGCCTGCTCGGCCTGGCCATCGCCGGCCTCCTCGCCGCGTTCATGGCGGGCATGGCGGCCAACATCTCGGCCTTCAACACCGTTTTCTCCTACGACCTGTGGCAGCGCTACATCCGCAAGGACCACAGCGACGACTACTACCTGCGCATCGGTCGCCTCGCGACCGTCGCCGCCACCGTGATCGCGATCTTCACCGCGCGGATCGCGATGGGCTACGACAACGTCATGGACTACCTCCAGACGCTGTTCGGGTTCTTCAACGCCCCGCTCTTCGCGACGTTCATCCTCGGCATGTTCTGGAAGCGGATGACCCCGACCGCGGGCTGGGTCGGCCTGGTCTTCGGCACCCTGTCGGCGGTGGCGGTCGACCGGCTCGCCGCCGCCGGGGTCATCGACCTGCCGGGCCAGGGCGCGGCCTTCCTCGCGGCGGCGACGGCGTTCGTCGTCGACATCGTGCTCAGCGTGGTGGTGTCGCTGGTGACGAAGCCCAAGCCCGCCTCCGAGCTCAAGGGCCTGGTCTGGTCCGAGACACCCAAGGAGGACCTCGTCGACCCGGACGAGGCCGCCCTGCCGTGGTACCGGCGCACGGTGCCGCTCGCCGGCGTCGCCCTGGCCATGGTCGTCGTCCTCAACGTCGCCTTCTGAGAGAGGGGTCAGCATGTCCCACGAGACCGACGGGTCCGCCCCCCACAAGGCGGGTGCCTTCGACATCCGCAACATCATCGGCGCGCTGATGGGCACCTACGGCGTGATCCTCGCGCTGGCTGGCATCTTCGGCGACCCGGAGTACGACAAGACGGGCGACGTCAACGCCAACCTCTGGACGGGTGTCGCCCTGCTGGTCGTCGCGGGCGTCTTCCTCGGCTGGGCGCGGCTGCGCCCGATCGTCGTGCCGGCCGACGTCGAGAAGCCCGACGACGACCCGGCCCGCCCGGCGCCCTCGCGCCGGCGCCCGCCGTCGCACTGACCGGGAGCCGGTAACCTCGTCGCGATGCTTCGCGCCCGCCTGCCCCGACGTCCCCTCCGCACCCTCCTCCCGGCCGTGCTGCTGGCCGCCGTGCCCGCGCTGTCGGGCTGCCTCGGCGACGAGCCCACCGTCGCGCTGCTCGTCGCCGACGGCGCCGACGGCGCGGCGCAGGGCGTCGACGTCGAGGACTTCACCGACCGGGTCGAGGCGACGTGCGACGAGTGCCGCGTGCGGGTCTACGACGCCGAGGGCGACGTCGACACCCAGCGCAGCCAGGTCCGGCAGGCCGAGGCGGACTCCGCGGAGGTCATCGTGGTGGTCCCGGTCGACGGTGACGCGGTCGGCGACGTCTCCGGCCGCGCCGTCCCGGTCGTCGCGCTCGGCGTGCTGGTCCCCGGGGCCGACCGCTTCGTGGGTCTCGAGGACGGCGACCTCCCGGGCGGCACCGGGTCGGGCGGCAACGGCTCCGACGTCGAGGCGGCGCGCGACGTCCTGCTCGGCGAGGAGGAGTCGATGACCTACGTGCCGGTCCGGGCGATGAGCGAGCAGGCGGCCGACGTCTCCGTGGCGCTGCTCGCCGGTACGCCGGTGCCGGGCGGCGAGCGGGTCGACGGCGTCGAGTCCTGGTTCTACACCGCGCAGGAGGTCACCGTCGACACGCTCACCACGGTCCTGGTGGGGCAGGGCGTCGTGACGCTCGACGACCTCTGCTCGGGCAACACCGAGAAGCGGTGTGAGAGGTTCGGCCTGCGATGATCGAGATCCTCACCCCCGTCCAGGTCGACCGGGCCCGGCGCACCGGCGCACTGGTCGGCGACATCCTGCAGACCCTGCGCGAGCGCGCCGAGGTCGGCACCAACCTGCTCGACCTCGACCGCTGGACCGCGGAGATGATCCGCGACGCGGGCGCGGAGTCCTGCTACGTCGACTACGCGCCGTCGTTCGGCCGCGGCCCGTTCGGCCACCACGTCTGCACGTCGGTCAACGACGCGGTCCTGCACGGCCGTCCGCGCGACCAGCGGCTCGCCGACGGCGACCTCCTCACCCTCGACCTCGCGGTGCGGCTCGACGGCATCGCCGCCGACTCCGCGATCAGCTTCGTGGTCGGGGACAGCCGCCCCGAGGAGAGCGTGCGGCTGATCGAGACCACCGAGCGCGCGCTGGCCGCCGCGATCGACGTCGCCGGTCCCGGGGTCCGGATCGGTGACATCTCCAGCGCGATCGGCTCCGTGCTGACCGACGCCGGCTACCCGATCAACATGCAGTTCGGGGGCCACGGCATCGGCACGACCATGCACCAGGACCCGCACGTGTCGAACGACGGTCGCGCGGGCCGCGGCTACCAGCTGCGGCCGGGCCTCCTGCTCGCGCTCGAGCCGTGGGTCATGACCGACACCCCGGTGCTCGTCACCGACGACGACGGGTGGACGCTGCGCAGCGTCACCGGCTGCCGCACCGCGCACAGCGAGCACACCGTCGCGATCACCGAGGACGGGGCCGAGGTCCTCACCCTGCCGACCCGCTGACCCGGGTGTCGCGCCGACCGCTGCCGGCGGATCAGTGCACGGTCTCGAGCGGCGCGGCCGCCTCGGCCTCGGTGAGCGGGATGTCGGCCGAGTCGAGCCGGCTCGGCCACCAGATCTTGCCGCCGAGGTCGAGGTTGAGCGCCGTGACCAGCACCGACCGGACCACGAGGGTGTCGAGCATGACGCCGAGCGCCACGGCCACGCCGAGCTCGGCGAGGAACACCAGCGGCAGCGAACCGAGGACCAGGAACGTCGCGGCGAGGACGATGCCCGCGCTCGTGATCACGCCGCCGGTGGAGGCGAGGCCGATCAGCGACCCCTTGCGGGTGCCGTGGGTCGCGGTCTCCTCCCGCACGCGGGTCATCAGGAAGATGTTGTAGTCGATGCCGAGGGCGACGAGGAACACGAAGGCGAACAGCGGGAACCCCGGGTCGGACCCGGCGAAGCCGAAGACGTACTCGAACAGCAGGGCCGAGATGCCGAGCGCGGCGCCGAAGGACAGCACCACCGTGGCCATCAGGATGAGGGGCGCGACCAGGGCCCGCAGCAGGCCGATGAGGATCAGCAGCACCACGCCGAGGACCAGCGGCATGATCACCAGGCTGTCGCGCTCGGACGCGATCTTGGTGTCGAGGTAGAACGCCGCCCCTCCGCCGACGACCGCGTCGGCACCGTCGACCGCGTGGACCGCCTCGCGGCTGGCCTCCACGACGTCGGCCGCGGTGGTGGAGGAGATGTCGGCGTCGACGGTGGCCTCGAACCAGACCCGTCCGTCGCTGACCGGCTGCGGTGCGCCCGGCGTGCCGAGGCGGTCGATGCCCTCCAGCGCGGCGGCGACCGCGTCGGCGGCGTCAGCGTCGGTGACGACCTGGATGGTGTTGGAGTTGTCGGCCAGGCCGTGGTCGGCGAGCAGCTTCTGGCCCTTGATCGAGTCGAACTCCTTCGTGTACGTGTCCTCCGTCGACAGGCCGGAGGCGTCGAGCCGGAAGAGGCCGAGGCAGGCGAGCAGCAGCAGGCCGGTCGTGGTCAGCCAGACGCGGCGCGGCCGGTGGCTGATCGCCCGGCCGACGCGCGCCCACAGGCCGGCGGAGGTCGGCTCGGCGCTGCGGAAGGTCGGGCGCTTGGGCCAGAACACCCAGCGACCGCAGATGACCAGCAGCGCCGGCAGCAGCGTGGTCATCACGACCATCGTCACGACGACGCCGATGGCCAGCACCGGGCCGAGCCCGGCGGTCGAGTTGAGGTCGGCGAACGACAGGCACAGCATCCCGACCGCGACGGTCGCGGCGCTGGCGAGGATCGCCGGGGCGGCGCGGTGCAGCGCGAACGCCATCGCCTCGTGGCGGTCCTCGTGGCGACGCAGCTCCTCGCGGTAGCGGGCGACGAGGAGCAGCGCGTAGTCGGTGCCGGCACCGATGACCAGGATGCTCAGGATCGCCTGGCTCTGCCCGTTGACCGTGAGGCCGGCGTACTTCGCGAGGAGGTAGACCAGGCCGGTGGCGATGAAGTTGGCCGAGACCGCGCAGAGGATCGGCAGCAACCACAGGACCGGGCTGCGGTAGGTGAAGAGCAGGATGACGATGACGACACCGAGGGTGGCGAAGATCAGGTTGGTGTCGATGCCCTCGAACGCCTCGGCCGAGTCGGCGGCCTGGCCGCCGTAGCCCGCGAGGTGGACTTCACCGCCGTCGAGGGTGGCGATGTCGCGGATCTCGTCGGCGGCCTCCGGGATGTCGTTCCAGCCGTTCGCGCCGAAGTTGAGCACGAAGTAGAGGTAGGCGACCTCACCGTCGTCGGACACCAGGGTCGGCACCGGCGCTCCCTGGGCCTGGGCGGCCTGCGCCGCGGCCGGGGTCAGCACGCCGTCGCCGGTCACGCCCGCGAGCCCGGCGATCTGCGGCCCGTCCTCCTCCATCGCGGCGAGGTCGGCGTCGGTCAGCCCACCGTCGCGGTGGTAGACCACGAGCGTGGGGATGTCGTTGGGGTCGACGGTCTCCGAGAGCTCCTCGAGGACCCGGGTCGACTCGGCCGACTCCGGCAGCCAGGAGGAGGCCTCGTTGTTCTGGACCGAGGTGAGCTTGGCGGAGAACGACGCCATGATGGCCGTGAGGACCAGGACGGCCGCGAGGACGACCCACTTGGTCACTCGGCCGG
Above is a genomic segment from Nocardioides okcheonensis containing:
- a CDS encoding sodium:solute symporter family protein produces the protein MSSDTLIDATWLDYLLVAIYFGFVLGIGVMARRSVSDSIDFFLSGRSLPAWVTGLAFISANLGAVEIMGMSANGAEIGLPTVHYFWVGAVPAMLFLGVVMMPFYYGSKVRSVPEFMFRRFGTGAHLVNAISFAVAQLLIAGVNLALLAGIVHALLGWPIWIALVVAGVIVLSYITLGGLSAAIYNEVLQFFVIVASLLPLTLIGLHRVGGWDGLTDKITAASQNAPADAGVAPAAQQLESWPGQALSGFDSPLLSVIGIVFGLGFVLSFGYWTTNFVEVQRAMASNSISAARKTPIIGAFPKMFIPFIVIVPGMISAVLVQEMIDLKNGGSPAGGASGEGVAYNDALLLLMREVLPNGLLGLAIAGLLAAFMAGMAANISAFNTVFSYDLWQRYIRKDHSDDYYLRIGRLATVAATVIAIFTARIAMGYDNVMDYLQTLFGFFNAPLFATFILGMFWKRMTPTAGWVGLVFGTLSAVAVDRLAAAGVIDLPGQGAAFLAAATAFVVDIVLSVVVSLVTKPKPASELKGLVWSETPKEDLVDPDEAALPWYRRTVPLAGVALAMVVVLNVAF
- a CDS encoding type 1 periplasmic-binding domain-containing protein produces the protein MLRARLPRRPLRTLLPAVLLAAVPALSGCLGDEPTVALLVADGADGAAQGVDVEDFTDRVEATCDECRVRVYDAEGDVDTQRSQVRQAEADSAEVIVVVPVDGDAVGDVSGRAVPVVALGVLVPGADRFVGLEDGDLPGGTGSGGNGSDVEAARDVLLGEEESMTYVPVRAMSEQAADVSVALLAGTPVPGGERVDGVESWFYTAQEVTVDTLTTVLVGQGVVTLDDLCSGNTEKRCERFGLR
- the map gene encoding type I methionyl aminopeptidase encodes the protein MIEILTPVQVDRARRTGALVGDILQTLRERAEVGTNLLDLDRWTAEMIRDAGAESCYVDYAPSFGRGPFGHHVCTSVNDAVLHGRPRDQRLADGDLLTLDLAVRLDGIAADSAISFVVGDSRPEESVRLIETTERALAAAIDVAGPGVRIGDISSAIGSVLTDAGYPINMQFGGHGIGTTMHQDPHVSNDGRAGRGYQLRPGLLLALEPWVMTDTPVLVTDDDGWTLRSVTGCRTAHSEHTVAITEDGAEVLTLPTR
- a CDS encoding MMPL family transporter encodes the protein MNRQIAGALTGRVTKWVVLAAVLVLTAIMASFSAKLTSVQNNEASSWLPESAESTRVLEELSETVDPNDIPTLVVYHRDGGLTDADLAAMEEDGPQIAGLAGVTGDGVLTPAAAQAAQAQGAPVPTLVSDDGEVAYLYFVLNFGANGWNDIPEAADEIRDIATLDGGEVHLAGYGGQAADSAEAFEGIDTNLIFATLGVVIVILLFTYRSPVLWLLPILCAVSANFIATGLVYLLAKYAGLTVNGQSQAILSILVIGAGTDYALLLVARYREELRRHEDRHEAMAFALHRAAPAILASAATVAVGMLCLSFADLNSTAGLGPVLAIGVVVTMVVMTTLLPALLVICGRWVFWPKRPTFRSAEPTSAGLWARVGRAISHRPRRVWLTTTGLLLLACLGLFRLDASGLSTEDTYTKEFDSIKGQKLLADHGLADNSNTIQVVTDADAADAVAAALEGIDRLGTPGAPQPVSDGRVWFEATVDADISSTTAADVVEASREAVHAVDGADAVVGGGAAFYLDTKIASERDSLVIMPLVLGVVLLILIGLLRALVAPLILMATVVLSFGAALGISALLFEYVFGFAGSDPGFPLFAFVFLVALGIDYNIFLMTRVREETATHGTRKGSLIGLASTGGVITSAGIVLAATFLVLGSLPLVFLAELGVAVALGVMLDTLVVRSVLVTALNLDLGGKIWWPSRLDSADIPLTEAEAAAPLETVH